The following are encoded together in the Capsulimonas corticalis genome:
- a CDS encoding nickel/cobalt transporter, producing the protein MNIRRFVTAALTAALLAGAAFTAPAGAHPMGNFSISHYSRITAAKAGLQIFYVLDMAEIPTVAERAAMDTNGDGKITPAEQTAYLAAKTPTLAQGLTLTADGRPVPLDIASSNLAFRPGAGGLDTMRLTMDLKPAAPLGAGAHKIAYQDGNYAERTGWKEIVATTDGHAYLGDASVPSTDRTQALTVYPSITAMSPLQETSATFTVSDTPIAASAALAGTPAQTAAPSVSATNTSTPQDRFTQAIAAKKLTPGIMLVGLLIAFVFGSFHALSPGHGKTMVAAYLVGSRGTVKHAFLLGVVVTITHTLGVFALGLVTLFASQYIVPEKLFPILSVISGLAVFGVGLWLFYSRIRGLDTGHSHDHAHDHGHSHDHDHDHSHDHDHDHSHTHEHHDHDHTHEHVHEHVYEPALALATSNGHVHTHIHEIGHTHDHDHDHDHGHDHTHDHDHSHDHGHSHDGGHSHGFGHHHHHHVPEGPITAKSLIALGISGGIVPCPSALVVLLSAIALHRIAYGLLLITSFSIGLASVLIAIGVAVVSASKLLQRVPRSDAFTRFMPIFSAAAVTTIGVILVIRAIGGAPL; encoded by the coding sequence ATGAATATCCGACGTTTCGTGACCGCGGCGCTCACCGCCGCGCTGCTCGCGGGAGCCGCCTTCACCGCGCCCGCCGGCGCTCATCCGATGGGGAACTTCTCCATCAGCCACTACAGCCGCATCACGGCCGCCAAGGCCGGTTTGCAGATCTTTTACGTGCTGGACATGGCGGAGATCCCCACCGTGGCGGAGCGCGCCGCGATGGACACGAACGGCGACGGCAAGATCACCCCGGCGGAGCAAACCGCCTATCTCGCCGCAAAAACACCCACGCTGGCCCAGGGATTGACGCTCACAGCCGACGGGCGCCCGGTCCCATTGGACATCGCGTCCAGCAATCTGGCCTTCCGGCCGGGCGCCGGCGGACTAGACACGATGCGGCTGACGATGGATCTGAAGCCCGCCGCTCCGCTCGGCGCCGGAGCGCACAAGATCGCGTATCAAGACGGCAACTACGCCGAGCGCACCGGGTGGAAAGAGATCGTCGCGACAACCGACGGACACGCGTATCTTGGCGACGCCTCCGTACCGTCGACCGACCGCACTCAGGCGCTCACCGTTTATCCCAGCATCACGGCGATGTCGCCGCTCCAGGAAACCTCGGCGACCTTCACCGTTTCCGACACGCCCATCGCGGCGTCGGCGGCGCTTGCGGGAACGCCCGCTCAGACGGCGGCGCCCAGCGTTTCCGCGACAAACACCAGCACGCCGCAGGACCGCTTCACGCAGGCGATCGCGGCGAAGAAGCTGACGCCGGGGATCATGCTGGTCGGTCTTCTGATCGCTTTTGTCTTCGGCTCTTTCCATGCGCTCTCGCCCGGCCATGGCAAGACGATGGTCGCGGCGTATCTGGTCGGGTCGCGCGGCACGGTCAAGCACGCGTTCCTGCTCGGCGTCGTGGTCACGATCACGCACACGCTCGGCGTCTTCGCGCTTGGCCTGGTGACGCTGTTCGCCTCGCAATATATCGTCCCGGAGAAGCTCTTCCCGATATTGAGCGTTATCAGCGGCCTCGCGGTCTTCGGCGTCGGCCTCTGGCTGTTCTATAGCCGCATCCGGGGCCTGGACACGGGACATTCCCACGATCACGCGCACGACCATGGGCATAGCCACGATCATGATCATGATCACAGTCACGACCACGATCATGACCATAGCCACACGCACGAACATCACGATCATGACCACACGCACGAACATGTTCACGAGCATGTCTATGAGCCTGCCCTGGCGCTGGCGACATCCAATGGGCATGTCCACACGCATATTCACGAGATCGGCCATACACACGATCACGATCATGATCACGACCATGGACACGATCATACGCACGATCACGATCATAGCCACGATCACGGACACAGTCATGACGGCGGCCACTCGCATGGGTTCGGGCATCACCACCATCATCACGTTCCCGAAGGGCCGATTACGGCGAAGTCGCTGATCGCGCTGGGGATCTCAGGCGGCATCGTCCCCTGCCCGTCCGCGCTCGTCGTGCTTCTCTCAGCCATCGCGCTGCACCGGATCGCCTACGGTCTGCTGCTGATCACGTCCTTCAGCATCGGCCTCGCCTCGGTGCTGATCGCGATCGGCGTCGCGGTGGTGTCGGCGTCCAAGCTTTTGCAGCGCGTTCCGCGAAGCGACGCCTTCACGCGCTTCATGCCGATCTTCAGCGCCGCCGCCGTCACCACCATCGGCGTCATTCTGGTCATTCGCGCGATCGGCGGCGCCCCTCTGTAA
- a CDS encoding HoxN/HupN/NixA family nickel/cobalt transporter codes for MNTIDHTKRRVAVLLGSLFAINILIWLVTWGASHTYPVLLATGWLAYAFGLRHAVDADHISAIDNTTRKLMQEGKQPIGVGFFFSLGHSTIVVLLCAALAVAASYVQQHLHGWQALGGQVGALVSSSFLYIIGFVNLIVFIDLVGRMRALSRGRDLDEEALHNAMEQRGFLARIFRPILRMVTSSRQMYLVGFLFGLGFDTATEVGLLGMSAHSGQTGTPIWVIMLLPALFTAGMCLIDTLNSVLMLGAYGWAFIKPVRKLYYNLSITLISVVVAFVIATQEMLGLAHIDLSPKGPFWQSLDDRLGFVIIAVFLAGWAISALLHKIRTYEPEQS; via the coding sequence GTGAACACCATCGATCACACGAAACGCCGTGTCGCCGTTCTGCTCGGCTCTCTCTTCGCCATCAACATCTTGATCTGGCTCGTGACCTGGGGCGCTTCGCATACGTACCCCGTGCTGCTGGCGACGGGATGGCTGGCGTACGCCTTCGGCCTGCGCCACGCCGTTGACGCCGACCATATCTCGGCCATCGACAACACGACCCGCAAGCTGATGCAGGAAGGCAAGCAGCCGATCGGCGTCGGCTTCTTTTTCTCACTCGGACACTCGACCATCGTCGTTCTCCTCTGCGCCGCGCTCGCCGTCGCCGCCTCATACGTGCAGCAGCACCTGCACGGCTGGCAGGCGCTGGGCGGCCAGGTCGGCGCGCTCGTGTCCAGCAGCTTTCTGTACATCATCGGTTTCGTCAACCTGATCGTCTTCATCGATCTCGTCGGACGCATGCGCGCGCTGTCGCGCGGCCGCGATCTCGACGAGGAAGCGCTGCACAATGCGATGGAGCAGCGCGGTTTCCTGGCGCGGATCTTCCGGCCGATTTTGCGCATGGTGACGAGCAGCCGTCAGATGTACCTCGTCGGCTTCTTGTTCGGCCTGGGGTTCGACACCGCGACCGAAGTAGGACTGCTGGGAATGTCCGCCCACTCGGGACAAACGGGGACGCCGATCTGGGTGATCATGCTCCTGCCGGCGCTCTTCACGGCGGGCATGTGCCTGATCGACACGCTCAACAGCGTTCTGATGCTCGGCGCCTACGGCTGGGCGTTTATCAAACCCGTCCGCAAACTCTATTACAATCTGAGCATCACGCTGATTTCGGTCGTCGTCGCATTCGTCATCGCCACGCAGGAGATGCTGGGCCTGGCGCATATCGATCTGTCGCCCAAGGGGCCATTCTGGCAGTCGCTGGACGACCGTCTCGGCTTCGTCATCATCGCCGTATTCCTTGCCGGCTGGGCGATCTCCGCCCTGCTGCATAAGATCCGCACGTACGAGCCGGAACAATCATGA
- a CDS encoding sensor histidine kinase translates to MSPRTHNSSLATGDVPMSSDEELVLLRALLRASDYGVLLSDSTGQDLICNPRFGEMFGFDVVESLNDGPEQVRAQMIPRVMDPEEFVQTLDEIYADPTLTREDEIAILAPKYRLLRRYTAPVLDDHMAVIGRLWTFLDITRTRRLEQKVRTQSEQLKQQSRELANALKAAHGRLHKVEDVLTQTQQQLLESEKLSAVGLLAVSVAHDIRNILTPLAIELALADQDDRAQRAESFDLIQKQVDRLSLLTHRLLGIARPQATHRAPVDLPALVAHTAELLRPQAAQENVTVSIQIAKKIPTVVGDLGQLDQVLVNLALNGVQAMHACGGTLTISLARDKGGACLKVSDTGPGIPANIRRRLFDPFFTTKENGAGLGLFSSRRIVQDHGGVMKLRSSSSGTQFSIWLPAEGAKHGG, encoded by the coding sequence ATGAGCCCGCGCACGCACAACTCATCGCTGGCGACGGGCGATGTCCCGATGTCCTCCGATGAGGAGCTGGTCTTGCTGCGCGCGCTCTTGCGCGCCTCGGACTACGGGGTGCTGCTTTCCGACTCGACCGGCCAGGACTTGATCTGCAATCCGCGCTTCGGCGAAATGTTCGGTTTCGACGTCGTGGAATCTCTGAACGACGGCCCGGAACAGGTGCGCGCGCAGATGATTCCGCGCGTAATGGATCCGGAAGAGTTCGTCCAGACACTCGATGAGATCTACGCCGATCCCACCCTGACGCGCGAGGATGAGATCGCGATCCTGGCGCCCAAGTATCGACTCCTGCGCCGCTACACGGCGCCGGTGCTGGATGACCATATGGCGGTGATCGGCCGCCTCTGGACATTCCTGGACATCACGCGCACGCGCCGGCTGGAGCAGAAAGTGCGGACTCAGTCCGAGCAGCTCAAACAGCAGTCGCGCGAGCTCGCCAACGCGCTCAAAGCCGCGCACGGACGCCTGCATAAAGTCGAGGATGTCCTCACCCAGACCCAGCAGCAGCTTCTGGAATCCGAGAAGCTATCGGCGGTCGGCCTGCTCGCGGTCTCGGTCGCGCACGATATCCGCAATATCCTGACGCCGCTCGCCATCGAGCTTGCCCTCGCCGATCAGGACGATCGCGCGCAGCGCGCCGAGTCATTCGATCTGATCCAGAAGCAGGTCGATCGTCTGTCGCTCCTGACGCATCGCCTGCTCGGCATCGCTCGTCCGCAGGCGACGCACCGCGCGCCGGTCGATCTGCCGGCTCTGGTCGCGCATACCGCCGAGCTGCTGCGCCCACAGGCCGCGCAGGAGAATGTCACGGTCTCGATCCAGATCGCGAAAAAAATCCCCACGGTTGTCGGCGATCTGGGACAGCTGGATCAAGTCCTGGTCAACCTCGCGCTGAACGGAGTCCAGGCGATGCACGCCTGCGGCGGGACGCTCACCATCTCCCTCGCGCGCGACAAGGGCGGCGCCTGCCTGAAAGTTTCGGACACCGGTCCCGGGATTCCCGCGAATATCCGCCGCCGTTTGTTCGATCCGTTCTTCACGACCAAGGAAAACGGCGCCGGTCTGGGACTGTTCTCCAGCCGGCGCATCGTCCAGGACCACGGTGGCGTGATGAAGCTGCGCAGCTCGTCCTCCGGAACTCAATTTTCGATCTGGCTGCCGGCAGAAGGAGCGAAACATGGCGGGTAA
- a CDS encoding response regulator transcription factor: MAGKIMIVEDDRAIAQSLSRLLAREEYYIVAKSTAEEGIAQIREDPSFDLALLDVTLPGRDGFFCCREIRQLGWRGPVIMLTGRSLSIEKVAGLEAGADDYLTKPFDPAELLARIRAHLRRTRDYNAPDDQQDQIAVDADLIVDLRIRDAVVQGAPVHLTDREFELLLLLARSLGTAQDKIWLFQQIWGCSPEMGIKALAVYIRRLRQKIEVNADEPRYIQTVRGFGYRLGGE, translated from the coding sequence ATGGCGGGTAAGATTATGATCGTGGAGGACGACCGCGCCATCGCGCAGTCTCTGTCGCGCCTGCTGGCGCGCGAGGAGTATTACATTGTCGCCAAAAGCACGGCGGAAGAGGGCATCGCGCAGATTCGGGAGGACCCTTCCTTCGATCTGGCGCTTCTGGATGTGACGCTGCCTGGCCGCGACGGTTTCTTCTGCTGCCGCGAAATCCGCCAGCTCGGGTGGCGCGGCCCGGTCATCATGCTCACGGGGCGCAGCCTCTCCATTGAAAAGGTCGCGGGCCTGGAAGCGGGCGCCGACGACTATCTGACCAAGCCCTTCGACCCCGCCGAACTGCTGGCGCGCATCCGCGCCCATCTGCGCCGCACGCGCGACTACAACGCTCCAGACGATCAGCAGGACCAGATCGCCGTGGACGCAGATCTGATCGTGGACCTTCGCATACGCGACGCCGTTGTCCAAGGCGCCCCCGTCCACCTGACCGACCGGGAATTCGAGCTGCTCCTTCTCCTGGCCCGCAGCCTGGGTACGGCGCAGGACAAGATCTGGCTCTTCCAGCAGATCTGGGGATGCTCGCCCGAAATGGGCATCAAAGCGCTGGCCGTTTACATTCGACGCCTGCGGCAAAAGATCGAGGTGAACGCCGACGAACCCAGATATATCCAAACCGTGCGCGGCTTCGGATATCGGCTGGGCGGCGAGTAA
- a CDS encoding winged helix-turn-helix domain-containing protein, with amino-acid sequence MQNILVYAPMELGGPSTPIAEVLTEAGHIVFRSSMDRGTDAVDALCRAFEGRPPDVLLADLSTTYDCLAIRHVMRLLQQAWGDDMPRPACLALLDSRHLAQPDWLAAVDDFILPPYTPREALSRIDLLLFRKRHVLSGDTLSLADLTLDLAGGRAMDPDGRVLPLTPREYDLLRFLGTHRGKFFARDRLLDMVWGVDFDGGERTVDIHIRRLRAKLPPITASLLETRRGVGYGLLPPGL; translated from the coding sequence ATGCAGAATATCCTGGTTTACGCGCCGATGGAGCTGGGCGGTCCCTCGACGCCCATCGCGGAAGTGCTCACCGAAGCAGGTCATATTGTCTTTCGCTCTTCCATGGACCGTGGCACCGACGCCGTGGATGCGCTGTGCCGAGCCTTTGAAGGCCGCCCCCCCGACGTTCTCCTCGCCGATCTTTCCACGACGTACGACTGTCTCGCAATCCGTCACGTCATGCGGCTGCTCCAGCAGGCGTGGGGCGACGACATGCCGCGTCCGGCGTGCCTCGCGCTGCTGGACTCCCGGCATCTCGCGCAGCCGGACTGGCTGGCCGCCGTCGACGACTTTATCCTGCCGCCCTATACCCCGCGCGAAGCGCTGTCGCGCATCGATCTGCTGCTGTTCCGCAAACGCCATGTCCTGTCGGGAGATACTCTGTCGCTGGCCGATCTGACGCTGGACCTGGCCGGCGGCCGCGCGATGGACCCCGACGGCCGTGTCCTGCCCCTGACTCCGCGCGAATACGACCTGCTGCGTTTTTTAGGCACCCATCGCGGCAAGTTCTTCGCCCGCGACCGTCTGCTGGATATGGTGTGGGGCGTGGACTTCGACGGCGGCGAGCGCACCGTGGATATCCATATCCGGCGCCTGCGCGCCAAACTCCCCCCGATTACCGCCTCGCTGCTGGAAACCCGACGCGGCGTCGGCTACGGCCTGCTGCCGCCGGGTCTCTGA